One window from the genome of Roseofilum reptotaenium CS-1145 encodes:
- a CDS encoding HNH endonuclease, with amino-acid sequence MSKVLVLNASYEPLNIATWRRAVILLLKGKAEQVEHNGKLLCPGFPLPTVIRLRHYIQVPYKEIPLTRRNILYRDSHCCQYCGYKGEGLTLDHVIPRSRRGGDTWENLVTACVRCNVKKGNRTPEEASMTLSHPPRKPYSSLYFELQKHVTSGTHQEWKKYVIGI; translated from the coding sequence ATGAGCAAGGTTCTGGTGTTAAATGCCTCTTACGAACCGCTCAATATCGCTACCTGGCGACGGGCGGTTATTCTGTTGCTCAAGGGAAAAGCCGAACAAGTAGAACACAATGGTAAGTTGTTGTGCCCTGGTTTTCCCTTACCAACCGTAATTCGACTGCGGCACTATATCCAAGTTCCCTATAAAGAAATTCCCTTGACAAGACGAAATATTTTGTACAGAGACTCCCATTGCTGTCAATACTGTGGATACAAGGGAGAGGGTCTAACGCTCGATCATGTAATTCCGCGATCGCGCAGAGGAGGAGATACCTGGGAAAACTTAGTCACAGCCTGTGTTCGCTGTAATGTCAAAAAAGGAAACCGGACTCCAGAAGAAGCTTCTATGACTTTATCTCATCCCCCGCGAAAGCCATACAGCAGTCTCTATTTCGAGCTGCAAAAGCATGTGACAAGCGGTACACATCAAGAATGGAAAAAATATGTGATTGGCATCTAA